The following DNA comes from Magnetococcales bacterium.
GTCGGAGAAAAACGGCATGTGGGACGCACGCGGCTTTAAAAGTCATGTACAACCCAAAAATGAAGCCGTTTCAGGAAAAGTATGTGGTCCCCTGCCAGAGTGGGAACGTCAGGCAATCCTCTCCTGGAAAACCCACATCAAGGAAGCCTTTGCCAAACCACCTGCCATCCTGTTGATCCAGGTCCCGGCACCCGACCATTGTACGGATCGTCTGGCTCGAATTGCCGCAATCTGGGGTCCGGAGGCGGATTATTTCCAGTTCACCGACTACGCACACCTGGCGGTGTTCGATGGCAGCCATTTGAATTCGGAAGGAAATAAATTATATACGTCAGGATTTATAAAATACTGTCAGCAAAATATTACAAACCAGACAAAATCCACCAACACGACAGGTTTTCAATCGAGCAGGGATTTGCTTTGCAGTTCACGCACCACTTCGGCTTGTCGTTGATAAACATACTGGGAAATAAACACCTCGGCATCCGTACCGGATTGAAATTTAAGTCCCAGGAGAGCGTGTTTTTTTCTGGTTCCCGGCTTGACGACCATGATCGTTCCCTGCAACCTCAAGGTTTGCATGTGTCGTGGGGTGATGGTGATTTCGACAGGGGTACCTGACCGATACGCGCCCTCCGGAACCAGAACTCCCATGCCACCCATGGAAATATCTTGAATATTGCCCGTAATTTTGACACCCGATAACGTCACCATGTCTGCCACGAGCGGTTCACTCTCCTTGGGACGGACCCGCACCTGAGCGCGTTCATCCATGCCCACGGTGGAATATTCCAGTTTATTGAATACAGCCTCATTTTTGGATCTTTGTATCGATACCAGAGAGGCCTTGATGGTTCCGGGCAACATTTCGTGTTTCAAATAGGTAAAACGATCCTCAACGATCACCGTTGCCTGATAGCGATGAACCCGCAATGAAACCTGATTGCGTTGCGCCGCAATCTGGAGGATGGAGGCTTCATAAGAGATGGGAACATCCTGATAAAGATTGAAACAGAGCAGACCGGAATTTTTTTTCTTGATTTCAAAAAGCGTATCCAGCAAGGACTCCTGGGCCAGATTTTTGGCGCGTTGTGCATCTGCTTCCCTGGCCGCTTTTTCTTCAGGCGTTTCTGAAGTCACGGAGAGGCGCTTTTGCCCGGTTGCCGTGGAAATATCTCCCAGACTGAGATCCAGGAAGCGCTGGAATTCACTGATTTGTCGGGTGCATTCTTCGTTTTGGTAGGCAACGACATCCTTCTTCATTTCAAGAAGTGTTTGTGCCAAGGCTTCCCGCTCAGTCAGCAGCTCCTGATAACACTTTTCCTCTTCTCCGGAAATGACAGGCAATCTTTTCATCTGCATGCCGGGATAAAAATGCCGATAATATAAATACCCGGCAGCATAGGAAAGCGAACTGGGGATGGATTTGTTTTTATCTCCCCGAACAGCGGCTTGATTTTTTAAAAAAATTTTTACAAACTGACCGACGTATTGTTGAAAAAAAGGTCGCAATCTTTGCAGAGCTTGTTGATCAAAGGTTGCTTCACTCATTGTTTTGTTTCTCCAAACAAACAATAAACGGTCATGATCAAAGATCCCATGCCCATGGCCGAAAGGATGATCATGGCTCCTCTACCCTTCATCTCCAGCCATTGCATCCATCCTACCATGAAGGCATCCTGTCATTTCAACGGGCGCAACAGGACTGAGGAACTCTTGCATAAAGTGAGCCTACTTGATTCAAATCTGACGAACGCACCACAACGGTCTGGTGCGGGTATTGACTGGTCACAAATCCAGACCATCCTTTTGGACATGGACGGTACCCTGCTGGATCGACATTTTGACGACGTTTTTTTCCTGCAAACCATTCCAGAAGCCTATGCTGCTTTGCATCATCTGGACCTGGATGTTTCCCGGCAGAGGGTCTTGATTGCCTATAAACAGGTGGAAGGCACACTGAATTGGTATGATCTGGACTATTGGTCCCGGCAATTGAACCTGGATGTTCCGGCGCTTCAACAGCAGGTAGCTCATTTGATCCAGACTCACCCTCATGTGACCAATTTTCTTCAGCAACTCCAGAAGCAGGGTCACCCCGTACACCTTGTTACCAATGCCCACCCTCAATCCCTGGCATTGAAATTATCCCGCACTCCCATAGGATTGTACCTGACCGGCATCGTGACCAGTCATGATTTTGGATATCCCAAAGAATACACGCAATTTTGGGATCTTTTGCAAAAAAAATTGGGATTTGATCCGGCCAGGACCCTGTTTGTGGATGATTCCGAGGCGATTTTGGAAAGAGCTGCCGCTTTTGGCATTGGCCACCTTGTACACATGGCACAGCCCAGTTCGGCCATTCCTCCGGCTTTTTCGCGCCGATTTTTTTCCATCGTTGGTTTTCACCAGATTCACGGCCATGAATGATACGGCCATGATCAACCTTTCGGCCATGGGTATGGACTCTTCGAATGATACGATCTTTTTTTCCCAACGGTTCAGGTCGTGTAACCTTGTGCATCGTTTTGGCTACGACTCGAAAAAGCCTGATCGTTTATTGTCTTTGGGAAGAGTGATTCTGGCGCTGACCTTGCCCTCCCTGCTGGGATGCAATGTTCCTGTATCTCATGAAAATCATTCTGTCAAGCAAATTTCATCCGCTTTTCAACAAGAAACAAATTTGCTGGCTCATTCCCGTATCGCTTTTGATAAAATCATTTCCGGTCAGACATCCACGTTGGATTTGCATCAGCTTGGCTTCGACCCAATTCGTTCAACCAATATTCAGGTACTCAATTGGCAGGAAGTGGTTGATCATTTTAACTATGATCTTAAACATCCGAAAAATCAAGAAATATTTGATCCTGGGATTCGCTACTGCATTCGCTCGCAAAAGCATTGTCAGGGTTACAAAATTACAATCAAGGAAGCGGATCATGTCGATGTAAAAACAACATTAAGTCCAGTCAAAACGCCTCCTGCGGCAATTATTTTAATTAAAAATGACTTGATTGTTTTTAAACAATGGAACGGTCAACCTGATGCTCAGATATCTAAACAACCTTCTTTTGAAATTAACGATAAAAGTAAACAAAAAAAATTGTCAGAGTCGTCTAAACAATCCATGATTGACACGAAAGAACAAAATAATCACAAAAATCCATCGGAATTTAATCCGAAATCCGCATCAAAAACAAATAAAAATAAACATGGCGTTTCGCCAGTCTCCATTCCGGCGCAAGCACTCACTGTCACGCCTAATCTGCAAAAAGAAATTTTAGATTGGAATTAGTCGTGGTGTAAATTATAAACTAATTGTGACCAGGAAAATTTCGGTAATAAAGGGATGGCTGGCGGGTAAAAATTTCCACTTCTGGAATAGAGTCCATAAATGGCCCAAAAATTGTCATTTTTTACAAATAAATCTAAATTTTGATTCTCAACCAAATTGTTCTCCTTGCTCCGGATAATTTTTTTGTATCGATGTATGGTTAAGGGGTTTTCATTATTGTCTAAAGCAATAAAATTGTTTAATGATCCTAAGTACATCCACCCTTTTCGAGTCAGGACCTCAGACGCAGCGTGACTGATTATGGCTTTGTCTAAAAAAGACCAGGGAAGATTTGATTTAAAAACGTACAAGCTCACGTGTCGTATCTTGAAGCCGTAGTATTCTAAAAATTTTTCAATAAATCGTGAGCGATCAAAGCAGCAACCGTTTTCTTCACTTTTTATAAAAAACTCCGGTTCCAAAACCAGTCTATTATCTGTTATGCATATATTATTGTAGCGATCCTGTAATGTTTTGCTAAGTTCGGTGATGCAATTTAATTCCATGTCAAATGTATCGTGTTGGTTGCAAACGTGACTCAGGCCAAGACTATCAAACGCAAGAATATCTCCATCTGTTATATTACTATCTACGTTCGTAATTTTAAAAATTATAAATACTGATATTGCAAGAAGTGCAATATTTAACAATTTATAGCTGATTGCTAACTTATAATATTGTGTGATGTTTATAAGCATATTTTGCTTTTTCAAAAAATAA
Coding sequences within:
- a CDS encoding PilZ domain-containing protein; its protein translation is MSEATFDQQALQRLRPFFQQYVGQFVKIFLKNQAAVRGDKNKSIPSSLSYAAGYLYYRHFYPGMQMKRLPVISGEEEKCYQELLTEREALAQTLLEMKKDVVAYQNEECTRQISEFQRFLDLSLGDISTATGQKRLSVTSETPEEKAAREADAQRAKNLAQESLLDTLFEIKKKNSGLLCFNLYQDVPISYEASILQIAAQRNQVSLRVHRYQATVIVEDRFTYLKHEMLPGTIKASLVSIQRSKNEAVFNKLEYSTVGMDERAQVRVRPKESEPLVADMVTLSGVKITGNIQDISMGGMGVLVPEGAYRSGTPVEITITPRHMQTLRLQGTIMVVKPGTRKKHALLGLKFQSGTDAEVFISQYVYQRQAEVVRELQSKSLLD
- the yrfG gene encoding GMP/IMP nucleotidase → MSLLDSNLTNAPQRSGAGIDWSQIQTILLDMDGTLLDRHFDDVFFLQTIPEAYAALHHLDLDVSRQRVLIAYKQVEGTLNWYDLDYWSRQLNLDVPALQQQVAHLIQTHPHVTNFLQQLQKQGHPVHLVTNAHPQSLALKLSRTPIGLYLTGIVTSHDFGYPKEYTQFWDLLQKKLGFDPARTLFVDDSEAILERAAAFGIGHLVHMAQPSSAIPPAFSRRFFSIVGFHQIHGHE